A window of the Kosakonia sp. BYX6 genome harbors these coding sequences:
- a CDS encoding TonB-dependent receptor: MEFNIWPAIGWSLLATAQPGFAASEKEDDIIVEGTVNARFVPESNRSLPFTVNHYDALALEQAQIKDAQSLLWQTPGVALNTDGQNPESSIKIRGVGSINQVSNDDTSVVTMLNGVYIPQGNITNRLLDIEQVDILKGPQGTLFGSNSEAGVINIISNKPTERFEGHIGGEWGTRSHAFGEMVVNVPLIDTLSSRLALQYDQQDAALNNQQDGNKPLTEPQNFAGRVSLGWQPDERDTVLFTADRQRQRHNAAAMTLLDGRNEISVPKGAMDDGGNDTTLTLNWQHEWDALLFTSVTGWGRYYHFSAGPSIDARISERLYGTDYDSWGMFSDRQAMFSQEFRLASTPDSPFFWVSGINYLHTGRTHRYNGGWSEVPGWDYDPMNAQIHRRFTYDGIALFGETTFPLTERLELTTGLRHSWEEIGYRARWHANPGYANPGPTMHNDDQSLFEHYFTGRIAVNYLLNDDWNVYATWSRGHKPGGFSNWDTSIASGEPSTPYKAATVDSYEAGAKSLISSLKLEINPALFYSRTRNDHYFALIDPSRSFATVTENVDTESKGAEVSASWKPHADFTLKTGIDYTRATITKLPANSQSGGRTGNRIPDVPLWGASFAANYSHPMQLAALPVVFNANLNYRYSSPREADIGNHFKLSETHLINARLGFKSHWGDAYLWSTNLLNNRSPVFGFDYPALAVEDGGTGRGAHVGTRRQGRVLGVSYQYYF, from the coding sequence ATGGAATTTAACATCTGGCCGGCAATCGGCTGGAGCTTGTTGGCGACCGCGCAACCGGGCTTCGCGGCAAGCGAAAAAGAAGACGACATCATTGTCGAGGGCACGGTGAACGCACGGTTTGTGCCGGAATCGAACCGTTCTCTCCCGTTTACCGTTAACCATTACGACGCGCTGGCGCTGGAGCAGGCGCAGATCAAAGACGCGCAAAGTCTGTTATGGCAAACGCCGGGCGTGGCGCTGAATACCGACGGGCAAAACCCGGAATCGTCGATCAAGATCCGCGGCGTTGGCTCCATCAACCAGGTCAGCAACGACGATACGTCTGTCGTCACCATGCTTAACGGTGTTTACATCCCACAGGGCAATATCACCAACCGCCTGCTGGATATCGAGCAGGTCGATATTCTGAAAGGCCCGCAAGGCACGCTGTTCGGTAGCAACAGCGAAGCGGGTGTCATCAACATCATTTCAAATAAGCCAACGGAGAGGTTTGAAGGCCATATTGGCGGGGAATGGGGAACGCGCAGCCATGCTTTCGGCGAAATGGTGGTGAACGTGCCGCTGATCGACACACTCAGTAGCCGCCTGGCGCTGCAATATGATCAACAAGACGCGGCGCTTAACAACCAGCAAGATGGCAATAAACCGCTTACCGAACCGCAAAACTTCGCCGGGCGTGTCAGTCTCGGCTGGCAACCGGATGAGCGTGACACTGTGTTGTTTACCGCCGACAGGCAACGTCAGCGCCACAATGCCGCCGCCATGACATTGCTCGATGGGCGCAACGAGATCAGCGTACCGAAAGGCGCGATGGATGACGGCGGAAACGACACCACCCTGACGTTAAACTGGCAGCACGAATGGGATGCGCTGCTGTTCACCAGCGTGACCGGCTGGGGGCGTTATTATCACTTCTCCGCGGGCCCCAGCATCGACGCGCGTATCAGCGAACGTTTGTATGGCACCGATTACGATTCCTGGGGCATGTTCAGCGATCGGCAAGCGATGTTTTCCCAGGAGTTTCGCCTCGCGTCCACGCCAGACAGCCCCTTTTTCTGGGTCTCCGGCATCAATTACCTCCACACAGGACGTACGCATCGCTACAACGGCGGCTGGAGCGAGGTTCCCGGCTGGGATTACGATCCGATGAATGCGCAAATCCATCGCCGCTTCACTTACGATGGCATTGCGCTGTTTGGCGAGACAACCTTCCCGCTCACCGAGCGGCTGGAGTTAACCACTGGCCTGCGCCACAGCTGGGAAGAGATCGGTTATCGCGCCCGCTGGCACGCCAATCCGGGTTACGCCAACCCAGGCCCCACAATGCACAACGATGATCAGTCGCTTTTCGAGCACTATTTCACCGGACGTATCGCCGTGAATTATTTGCTGAACGACGACTGGAACGTGTATGCCACCTGGTCGCGCGGCCACAAACCGGGCGGATTTAGCAACTGGGACACCAGTATCGCCAGCGGTGAACCGTCAACGCCGTACAAAGCGGCTACCGTGGACAGCTATGAAGCGGGCGCGAAGTCGCTGATTTCCTCTTTGAAACTGGAGATTAACCCGGCGCTGTTTTACAGCCGAACCCGCAATGACCACTATTTCGCGCTGATCGATCCAAGCCGCAGTTTTGCCACCGTCACGGAAAATGTCGATACCGAAAGCAAAGGCGCGGAAGTCTCCGCCAGCTGGAAGCCGCATGCGGATTTCACGCTGAAAACGGGCATCGATTACACGCGGGCGACCATCACGAAACTGCCTGCCAACAGCCAGTCCGGCGGGCGAACGGGAAACCGCATCCCCGATGTGCCGCTTTGGGGCGCGTCATTCGCCGCAAATTATTCGCACCCGATGCAGCTTGCGGCGTTACCCGTGGTGTTCAACGCCAACCTCAACTACCGCTACAGCAGCCCGCGCGAAGCCGATATCGGCAACCATTTCAAATTGAGTGAAACTCACTTGATCAACGCGCGGTTGGGGTTCAAAAGCCACTGGGGCGATGCGTATTTGTGGTCCACCAATCTGCTGAATAACCGCAGCCCGGTGTTCGGGTTCGACTACCCGGCGCTGGCCGTGGAAGACGGCGGAACCGGGCGCGGCGCCCACGTCGGCACGCGAAGACAAGGTCGGGTGCTGGGCGTCAGCTACCAATATTACTTCTGA